AATGAATCCTGAAATTTTACTTTATGAAATAGGAGAAAGCTACTTTATAACCTTTCTTCCGTTAACCGAGTCCAAGACTTGGCAATATAAATTTTGCAAAATGGAGAGTATAACGCCACCATTTGATAATATTACATTGATTTCTAATTATCTTGGACACTTGATTCGCAATGTTTATAATCAACATTTTGAACAATATTTAAATCACAATACCTACGTAATTGATAATCTAAATTTACATCCATTCCATTTGCTAAAATGTTTTGATTTTAACGTAGAAGTATTCAATGATGGAGATTTTTTTATTCATTTCCTTCCAGTTTCTAAAATCGTTAATTCAAAGGACATAACAAGTGAATATCTGATTAATCTTAGGCTTAAAAACGAAAACAATTCTAAGACAGATAATATGCTTTTCAATTTGGTTGATTGTAAATACTTTAAAAAACAAAAATTTGACCTTCTTGATAGTGATTGTTCTGAAAAGATAACGGAGTTTGTCAAAGACAGAAAAAAAGTTGTAGCTACGTTTGATTATCATTTTGTTGCAAACTATTCACCTGCTATTTTTGGCGAAATAACTGAAAACACGATAAAGGAATTATCCACTTCAATTGACTTTTTGATTCCTGTTTCACAGTTAATTGTAATGCCTGATTTTATAGAATTAAGCGACAAGCCATTTTCTGAGATTATAATTAATCACCTTACAAAAAAAACAAATCTACTAATTGGAAATGGGAAAAAGGTTATTGAGCAAAAAGCAGCTTTCTATAACGGAATATATCGGCCTGTAAGTGATAAAGTAGTTCAACCAATAATTATTGATGGACTTAAAATAGACATGTTTATTGATTTAATAACAAAATTCAATGCTGGTGGTAATGTCGAAATTTTGAACCCAATAGTTTTTTCATCCAATGAAGTCATTGATATTTCAACTTTTAAACAATTGAAAAAAGAATATGGACAAAAACTACTTTGTGCAATTTTTACTAAGTATATTCAGCCAAGAGAATATTTTCAATCGCTTTATGATTTAGGTATTCGGCTTCAAATGTACCAAGGTCAAATTAACCAATTTCAATTATCGAACTTTACTGTAAAATGTCTTGAAAAATTAGGTGGCATTTTAAATATTATTGACAATACATTCGAACCAGAAACTACGTACTTCTTAGGTATTGATTTAGGGCATACAACCCATAATGATGAGAAATATTCGAATTTATGTGTTGTGCTTTTTGACAATAAGGGAATTTTCCTTTCATATAGGGTTATTGATAAAATACCCAGAAATGAAGCTATTAGTTCCGAAGTGATATGGCCTGGATTTTTGGAATTAAGAACGTACATTCAAAAAAATAAGCTTCCAAAACCTCAAAAATTGATTATTCACCGTGATGGTAAATTGCACAGTGGAGAAATTGAAGACTTGGTTAAGCAGGCAAAAAAACACCTATGGACAGACAATGTTGAAATTGTCGAAATTATTAAGTCAGGCTATCCTATAATTGCTTCACATGATGAGCATGAATACAAAAATTTGGTATCTGGTGACTCTTGGATACTTGAAAATCAAAAATATGGTATCTTAGTGACCAATATTCAAGCTGATGAGAAAGGGGCAGTATTAAGCCCTATTATAATTAAGCACAGGCATGGCAATTCAAAATTTTCAGAGTTGGTTGAACAAGTTTTTTGGTTTACAAAAGTTTATACTAATAATTTATATAATTCAACTCGATTGCCAGCAACAACAGAGAAAGCAAATAATTATGTTGGAACGAGTGATAAAAGACACATTTCGACATATTTAGCATAAAAAAAATAAAAAAAACGGTGGGTAACACGCGGTCATACGTAATTGGGGTTTAAGTGCTTAGGCAAGCGCATCACTCGCTGGCAAGTTTCTTATCGGGTGTTAGGTTCGTCTCCACGAAATCCCCAACTACGCATACTGCCAACGTTATGTGCAATGTTATTAAGTGATGGAAGAAATAAAAGCTAATTTTCAGTTATGTTATTTTGACTTGAGAAATGCAAAAGGAATTGCAATGAATTTATTAATGTTTGGCTATCGACAATTTGCAGACACCTATTTGTACAAAAACAAAGATCAACTAAAAATTATTTCTGAACATATTAACACTAAACCACCAAAAATTGACGAAATTTCTGGATTTGCTTTAAATAATTTAATAGATTCTGTCAAAATTCACATCTGTATTGAAAATTTTCTTAAAGCAATTCTTTTGGCTAATGGAATCGTTATTCACAAACTTGATAAAAATATTTTTAATGATTTATCAACTAAGCAAAAAAATGAACCTGTTTTTCGAGATGAAGTAGTGAGAATTTCAAAATGGGAAGAAAATTCCAAAATTAAATTGCCACTTCCAAATCAAAGACTACAAATTTTAGGTATTCAAGAATATTCACTAGGAACTAATATTTTAATGAAGCCAGGATACTTAAGTGCATTGAATTTTAGTGCAGAAACCGCAGCATTATTTGAACCATATTTGGAATATCGAGACAATCTTCACTATTATATGGACGAATCTATTACACTTACAAAATCCACTTTTTCAAATTTTGAGAGGATGATAGATTTTGTAAATAAAAATCATGTAGTAATTCAAAACGTTTTAGTAGACGAATTAAATAAAGGTGACGAATATAAATTAAAGCGCTTATAAACACTGCACATAACATCGCCTTGCTGCCAGGCAAAGAAAGTACTATCTTCGATTCAAGAGAACGGCGTGCCCGGCAGCTTGGCTAAACGTTATGCGAAACCCGTGGGCCGTAGTACTAATTATTATCTTTGTTGCTTTGAACGAAAAACTAAAAACAAAAATAAATTCAATTCAAACTTTAAATAAAAAACACAAAATGAAATTTTTTCTACTCACACTTATCTGTATCATTAGTATAAACATGGCTGATGCACAATGGACGACATCCAATCTATCAACATCAAAATTTTATCTAAGTGCTACCGCAGTTGGCACCGAAGTTTTTTTTGCGGGAGGGTTTCTTAACAATGTTACTCCTGCTTCTGTAGTTAATATTTATGACAACAGCACCGGCCTCTGGACAACCGCTAATCTTTCTGTAGCAAGAGGGTCTTTAAGTGCTGCCACAATTGGCAGCAAAGCTTTTTTTGCGGGAGGTTCGAGTAGTAGTTCTACTCCTTCTTCTGTGGTTGATATTTATGACAACAACACCGGTCTCTGGACGACTGCGAATCTATCTCAAGCAAGATCATCTTTAAGTGCTACCGCTGCTGGCACCAAGGTTTTTTTTGCAGGAGGGTATGATGGTAATCCTTCTTCTGTAGTAGATGTTTATGATAACAGCACCGGTCTCTGGACAACTGCTAATCTATCTCAGGCAAGATCAGCTTTAAGTGCTACCGCTGTTGGAACCAAGGTATTTTTTGCCGGAGGTATGACTGGTGGTTCTAGTTATTCTTCTGTGGTTGATATTTATGACAACAACACCGGTCTTTGGACAACTGCGAATCTCTCTCAAGCAAGATCATCTTTAAGCGCTACCGCTGTAGGCACCAAGGTTTTTTTTGCCGGAGGATTTGCGACAGTTCCTCAAACAGTTTTTTCTGTAGTTGATATTTATGACAACAGCACCGGCCTCTGGTCAACTGCGAATCTTTCTGCAGCAAGAGGGTTTTTAAGTGCTGCCACAGTTGGCAGCAAAGTTTTTTTTGCGGGAGGGTTTACTAATGGTGGTACTGGTTATTCTTCTGTAGTTGATATTTATGACAACAGCACCGGTCTCTGGACAACCGATAGTCTTTCTGTAGCAAGAGGTTATTTAAGTGCTACCTCTGTAGGCACCAAAGTATTTTTTGCGGGAGGGCGTAATCCGGGTTTTTCTTCTGTAGTTGATATTTATGATAATACTATTTCAGGTATTAATGTTATTAATAATAATGAAGGTATAGAAATTTATCCTAATCCTGCCACCAATCAATTCATAATTGATAATGAACCCGATTTAATCGGGATGAAAATTGAAAGTGTAGTGATTTATGATGTAAGTGGTAGAAAAGTTTACAGTGAAAATCTCGGTACATCAAACTCTAATCCCGAAATTACTATTGATGTTTCAAAATTTTCAGCGGGAGTTTATCAAGTTAAAGTTCAGGCAGCTGATTTTATTGCAACGAAAAAACTTATTGTGGAAAAATAATTTAGTGTTTATTTGAACAACACATCTTCGCATTGACAGTCGGGTATTTGCATAACATACTTAAACGAAATTTTAAAAAGGGGTATTGACCGTAATGCGAACAGTAGTGCATCTAACAAATAGTTGTGGTTGTACAAACAGTCTTGTATCCAATCCCCCTTTTTAAAACTTCTTTAATCCCTTCTTCGTTATAGGCAACTGCTTTCAGCTCCGAATAAACACGTGTGCTTGACCGAAATGCCATGCTCCATAAGTCGGCAAAGCCTTTTAACTATCGCTTCAGTACATCAAAAAGAGAAACA
Above is a window of Bacteroidota bacterium DNA encoding:
- a CDS encoding T9SS type A sorting domain-containing protein — protein: MNEKLKTKINSIQTLNKKHKMKFFLLTLICIISINMADAQWTTSNLSTSKFYLSATAVGTEVFFAGGFLNNVTPASVVNIYDNSTGLWTTANLSVARGSLSAATIGSKAFFAGGSSSSSTPSSVVDIYDNNTGLWTTANLSQARSSLSATAAGTKVFFAGGYDGNPSSVVDVYDNSTGLWTTANLSQARSALSATAVGTKVFFAGGMTGGSSYSSVVDIYDNNTGLWTTANLSQARSSLSATAVGTKVFFAGGFATVPQTVFSVVDIYDNSTGLWSTANLSAARGFLSAATVGSKVFFAGGFTNGGTGYSSVVDIYDNSTGLWTTDSLSVARGYLSATSVGTKVFFAGGRNPGFSSVVDIYDNTISGINVINNNEGIEIYPNPATNQFIIDNEPDLIGMKIESVVIYDVSGRKVYSENLGTSNSNPEITIDVSKFSAGVYQVKVQAADFIATKKLIVEK